A single region of the Geobacillus subterraneus genome encodes:
- the namA gene encoding NADPH dehydrogenase NamA gives MNTVLFSPYTIRGLTLKNRIVMSPMCMYSCETKDGTVRTWHKIHYPARAVGQVGLIIVEATGVTPQGRISEQDLGIWSDDHIDGLRELAGLVKEHGAAIGIQLAHAGRKSQVPGEIIAPSAIPFNESSPMPKEMTKADIEETVQAFQDGARRAKQAGFDVIEIHAAHGYLINEFLSPLSNHRQDEYGGAPENRYRFLGEVISAVREVWDGPLFVRISASDYHPDGLTAKDYVPYAKRMKEQGVDLVDVSSGAVVPAHIDAYPGYQVPFAELIRREADIPTGAVGLITSGWQAEEVLHNGRADLVFLARELLRNPYWPYAAAKELGVKIEAPVQYERGWRF, from the coding sequence ATGAACACGGTATTGTTTTCGCCGTATACCATCCGCGGGCTGACGCTGAAAAACCGGATCGTTATGTCGCCGATGTGCATGTACTCGTGCGAGACGAAAGACGGCACGGTGCGCACATGGCATAAAATCCACTACCCGGCGCGCGCCGTCGGCCAAGTTGGTCTCATCATTGTCGAGGCGACCGGCGTCACGCCGCAAGGCCGCATTTCCGAACAAGACTTGGGCATTTGGAGCGATGATCATATCGATGGGCTTCGCGAACTCGCTGGGCTCGTGAAAGAGCATGGAGCTGCGATCGGCATCCAGCTCGCCCACGCCGGGAGAAAGTCGCAAGTGCCGGGAGAAATCATCGCTCCGTCCGCCATTCCGTTCAATGAGTCGTCGCCGATGCCGAAAGAAATGACGAAAGCCGATATCGAAGAGACGGTGCAGGCGTTCCAAGACGGTGCGCGGCGGGCAAAACAAGCCGGCTTTGACGTCATCGAAATCCACGCGGCCCACGGCTACCTCATTAATGAGTTTTTATCGCCGCTCTCTAACCATCGTCAAGATGAATACGGCGGCGCGCCGGAAAACCGGTACCGCTTTTTGGGCGAGGTGATCAGCGCGGTTCGCGAAGTGTGGGACGGCCCGCTGTTCGTCCGCATTTCGGCGTCCGACTACCATCCGGACGGGTTGACAGCAAAAGACTATGTCCCGTACGCCAAACGGATGAAAGAACAAGGGGTTGACCTTGTCGATGTCAGCTCCGGCGCCGTTGTGCCGGCGCACATTGACGCCTACCCCGGCTACCAAGTGCCGTTTGCCGAACTCATTCGCCGCGAAGCGGACATCCCGACCGGCGCTGTCGGCTTGATCACCTCCGGCTGGCAAGCCGAAGAAGTGCTGCATAACGGCCGGGCCGATCTTGTCTTTTTGGCGCGGGAGCTGCTGCGCAACCCGTATTGGCCGTACGCTGCCGCGAAAGAGCTTGGCGTAAAAATCGAAGCGCCGGTGCAATACGAGCGCGGCTGGCGGTTTTAA
- the rnz gene encoding ribonuclease Z, whose amino-acid sequence MELLFLGTGAGVPAKERNVSSVALQLLEERGATWLFDCGEATQHQILHTAIRPRRIEHIFITHLHGDHLFGLPGLLGSRSFQSGETPLTVFGPKGVRLFVETALTVSGTRLRYELNIVEIDEGVIFDDERFSVIAKRLDHGMPSYGFRVVEKDLPGPLLVDRLKALGVRPGPIYQQIKQGKTVVLEDGTVLDGREFVGPPQKGRIVAVLGDTRFCEAAIELAREADVVIHEATFAAAEQRLARDYFHSTTTDAAEVAKRAGAKRLILTHISSRYQGEAALQLLDEARRVFPNTELAADFASFSVPR is encoded by the coding sequence CGGCAAAAGAGCGCAACGTGTCGTCCGTCGCTTTGCAGCTGCTCGAAGAACGGGGGGCGACATGGCTGTTTGACTGTGGCGAAGCGACGCAGCACCAAATTTTGCATACGGCCATTCGCCCGCGCCGCATCGAGCATATTTTCATTACCCATTTGCATGGCGATCATTTATTCGGATTGCCCGGCCTGCTTGGCAGCCGCTCGTTTCAAAGCGGCGAGACGCCGCTGACCGTCTTCGGCCCAAAAGGCGTCCGCCTATTTGTTGAAACGGCGCTTACCGTCAGCGGGACAAGGCTTCGATATGAACTGAACATCGTTGAGATCGACGAAGGCGTCATTTTTGATGATGAGCGGTTTTCCGTCATCGCCAAGCGGCTTGACCACGGCATGCCGTCATATGGCTTTCGCGTCGTGGAAAAAGATTTGCCCGGTCCGCTGTTAGTCGATCGTCTGAAAGCGCTTGGCGTCCGCCCCGGCCCGATTTATCAACAAATTAAGCAAGGGAAAACGGTCGTACTCGAGGACGGCACCGTGCTTGACGGGCGCGAGTTTGTCGGGCCGCCGCAAAAGGGGCGGATCGTCGCCGTTTTAGGTGACACCCGTTTTTGCGAGGCGGCGATTGAGCTGGCGCGTGAGGCCGATGTCGTCATCCATGAGGCGACGTTCGCCGCGGCAGAGCAGCGGCTTGCCCGCGATTATTTCCATTCGACAACAACCGACGCGGCTGAAGTGGCGAAACGAGCCGGGGCGAAGCGGCTCATTTTAACCCACATCAGCTCGCGCTATCAGGGCGAAGCGGCGCTCCAATTATTGGACGAGGCGCGCCGCGTGTTTCCGAACACCGAGCTTGCCGCCGATTTCGCTTCGTTTTCGGTTCCGCGTTAA
- the proI gene encoding pyrroline-5-carboxylate reductase ProI: protein MTTARSIAFIGAGSMAEALIAGMTKTFCHPAQIVVTNRQNRARLEELERTYGVRAAQDARRAAEQADIVILAMKPKDVAEAMATIAPAIRPNQLILSLLAGVTTETIERLAGRDIAVVRAMPNTSAAVGLSATAIAGGRFASKQHLETAKQLFETVGIVTIVPERDLHAVTGLSGSGPAYVYYLVEAMEKAAADIGLERDVAKTLILQTIIGAAEMLKASDKHPSVLRREVTSPGGTTEAGIKVLEQYRFQEAVAACIRRATVRSEELGSALLAAIAES from the coding sequence ATGACAACAGCACGGTCCATTGCCTTCATCGGCGCCGGCTCGATGGCGGAAGCGCTCATCGCCGGCATGACGAAAACGTTTTGCCATCCGGCGCAAATCGTCGTGACAAACCGCCAAAACCGCGCCCGGCTTGAAGAGCTTGAGCGCACGTACGGCGTTCGCGCCGCCCAAGACGCACGCCGCGCTGCCGAACAGGCAGACATCGTTATTTTGGCCATGAAACCGAAAGATGTCGCCGAAGCGATGGCGACGATTGCACCGGCCATTCGCCCGAACCAGCTCATTTTGTCGTTGCTTGCCGGCGTTACAACCGAGACGATCGAACGGCTCGCCGGACGCGATATCGCCGTTGTGCGCGCCATGCCAAACACCTCCGCAGCCGTCGGCTTATCGGCGACAGCGATCGCCGGCGGACGTTTCGCTTCGAAGCAGCATCTTGAAACGGCGAAGCAGCTGTTTGAAACGGTCGGCATTGTCACTATCGTGCCGGAGCGCGATTTGCATGCGGTCACCGGCCTGTCGGGAAGCGGCCCGGCATACGTCTATTACTTGGTCGAGGCGATGGAAAAGGCGGCCGCCGACATCGGCCTTGAGCGCGATGTGGCGAAAACGCTCATTTTGCAGACGATCATCGGCGCAGCGGAAATGTTAAAAGCGTCCGACAAGCACCCGTCCGTCCTGCGCCGCGAAGTCACAAGCCCGGGCGGCACGACCGAAGCCGGCATTAAAGTACTTGAGCAATACCGATTTCAAGAGGCTGTCGCCGCCTGCATCCGCCGGGCGACCGTCCGCTCCGAAGAGCTCGGCAGCGCCCTGCTCGCTGCGATCGCCGAATCATAA
- a CDS encoding MBL fold metallo-hydrolase produces the protein MNKERVHRITVPTPFPVGDVHMYVIAGDRLTLVDAGVKTEEAWQQCIQRLGEIGYRPEDIEQIVITHHHPDHVGLLDYFPHAPIIGHPKADPFLRRDRSFMDKYVRFFEEFFSECGVDRRLFSQLSKEGRSLRYASRRAIDIAVTEGDAVPGLPRWRVIETPGHAQSHIALYREDDGLLIGGDHLLLHISPNPMMEPPAEGETERPKPLLQYNESLEKMLQYDIARSLNGHGDDATDIPALVRERLAKQRQRAERVLDMVKERPHTVFAVCQKLFPTAYEQELMLTMSETIGQLDYLEANGYVRKKQEDGHYIYEAAGVSVCG, from the coding sequence ATGAACAAGGAACGAGTGCATCGGATCACGGTGCCGACGCCGTTTCCGGTCGGGGATGTGCATATGTATGTGATCGCCGGCGATCGGCTGACGTTGGTCGATGCCGGAGTGAAAACAGAGGAAGCATGGCAGCAGTGTATACAACGTCTTGGCGAGATCGGTTATCGGCCGGAAGATATCGAACAAATCGTCATTACCCATCATCATCCGGATCACGTCGGTTTGCTTGATTATTTTCCGCATGCGCCGATCATCGGTCATCCGAAAGCCGATCCGTTTTTGCGCCGCGACCGCTCGTTTATGGACAAGTACGTTCGATTTTTTGAGGAATTTTTTTCCGAATGTGGCGTCGACCGCCGCTTGTTCAGCCAGTTGTCTAAAGAAGGAAGATCGCTTCGTTACGCGAGCCGGAGAGCGATCGATATCGCCGTCACGGAAGGGGATGCAGTGCCGGGATTACCGCGCTGGCGCGTCATCGAAACGCCGGGGCATGCGCAAAGCCATATTGCGCTTTATCGCGAGGACGACGGGCTGTTGATCGGCGGCGACCATTTGCTTTTGCACATCTCCCCGAACCCGATGATGGAACCGCCGGCTGAAGGGGAAACCGAGCGGCCGAAACCGCTGCTGCAATATAACGAATCGCTCGAAAAAATGTTGCAGTATGACATCGCCCGCTCGTTAAACGGCCATGGCGACGATGCGACTGACATTCCGGCGCTCGTTCGTGAGCGGCTGGCCAAGCAGCGCCAGCGCGCCGAGCGGGTGCTCGACATGGTGAAAGAACGCCCTCATACGGTGTTTGCCGTGTGCCAAAAGCTGTTTCCGACCGCGTACGAACAAGAGCTGATGCTGACGATGTCCGAGACGATCGGCCAACTGGACTATTTGGAAGCGAATGGGTACGTGAGGAAAAAGCAGGAAGACGGTCATTACATTTATGAAGCGGCGGGGGTGTCGGTGTGCGGTTAA